The following proteins are encoded in a genomic region of Paenibacillus sp. FSL R7-0273:
- the pnpS gene encoding two-component system histidine kinase PnpS — protein MKPFRIRLTFILMALVGISMMGAGLTMAKLFKDSHISALEENMSREIKLLSGTFQFMDMNSPEAITYYTERAKHIAGLTDSRITFITKEGKVIGDSERNPLEMDNHSNREEEMLAEKEGIGRAIRYSDTLDREMLYVAGAVTSDAGFDGYIRLSMGLDAVTEGLSRAWVIMAVGLVLLFVAATFVSYKVASSMTSPLEQITRVARRITDLDYDARVPMQRKDEVGQLAKAINAMADSLQAQLKTIRDNEDLLQSVLDNMTGGIVMVNAEGEFALINRAAERMLDVKNSEMAGYSYKELKHHYELSRLIEEGVMRCEPIHEERSIYTPAERIVRLDGVPMTQDGSHRGMLFLLQEVTEIRRLEKMRSEFVANVSHELKTPVAAVRGFAETLLGGGVTDEKTARSFLQIIYDENERLNRLIGDILELSKIESKRVQLDCSPIYIREFLASVLETLSKVAEKKKISLSANIPDELFMEGDEDKLRQIFMNLLSNAINYTHDGGNVKVTVADGHKPDGTETVIFTVSDTGMGIPRKDLPRIFERFYRVDKARSRSSGGTGLGLSIVKHLVELHRGTITVESDLGIGSSFIMELPLLQEHDK, from the coding sequence ATGAAACCGTTCCGCATTCGTCTTACCTTTATCCTTATGGCTCTCGTCGGCATCTCCATGATGGGTGCAGGCTTGACGATGGCCAAGCTCTTTAAGGATTCGCACATTTCAGCGCTGGAGGAGAATATGTCCCGGGAAATAAAGCTGCTCTCCGGAACGTTCCAGTTTATGGATATGAACAGCCCGGAGGCGATTACCTATTATACAGAGCGCGCCAAGCATATTGCCGGACTAACCGACTCGCGGATTACCTTTATCACGAAGGAAGGCAAGGTTATCGGTGATTCTGAACGGAATCCGCTGGAAATGGACAACCATTCTAACCGTGAGGAAGAAATGCTTGCGGAAAAGGAAGGAATCGGCCGGGCTATCCGCTACAGTGATACGCTGGACCGCGAGATGCTTTATGTTGCCGGTGCCGTAACCTCGGATGCAGGCTTTGACGGCTATATCCGTCTGTCGATGGGCCTGGACGCAGTAACAGAGGGGCTCAGCAGGGCCTGGGTGATTATGGCCGTGGGACTGGTGCTGCTGTTCGTAGCGGCGACCTTTGTCAGCTATAAAGTGGCCTCGAGCATGACCTCGCCGCTGGAGCAGATTACAAGAGTTGCCCGCCGTATAACCGATCTGGATTACGATGCCAGAGTACCGATGCAGCGCAAGGATGAGGTCGGCCAGCTGGCCAAAGCGATCAATGCAATGGCTGACAGCCTGCAGGCCCAGCTCAAAACAATCCGCGATAACGAGGATCTGCTGCAGAGTGTACTTGATAATATGACCGGCGGTATCGTCATGGTCAATGCGGAAGGTGAGTTTGCTCTGATTAACCGGGCGGCAGAACGCATGCTTGATGTGAAAAATAGCGAAATGGCCGGGTACTCCTACAAGGAGCTGAAGCATCATTATGAGCTGAGCCGGCTTATTGAAGAAGGTGTAATGCGCTGCGAGCCTATTCATGAGGAACGGAGCATCTACACTCCGGCTGAGCGGATTGTCCGGCTGGACGGGGTGCCGATGACACAGGACGGCTCTCACCGGGGGATGCTGTTTCTGCTGCAGGAGGTTACCGAGATCCGCCGGCTGGAGAAAATGCGCAGTGAATTTGTCGCTAATGTATCCCATGAGCTGAAAACACCGGTCGCTGCCGTCCGGGGCTTTGCCGAGACGCTGCTTGGCGGAGGGGTGACCGACGAGAAGACGGCCCGTTCCTTCCTGCAGATTATTTATGATGAGAACGAGCGGCTGAACCGGCTGATTGGAGATATACTGGAGCTGTCCAAAATAGAATCAAAACGGGTGCAGCTCGACTGCTCACCGATCTATATAAGGGAGTTTCTGGCTTCCGTTTTGGAGACGCTAAGTAAAGTAGCCGAGAAGAAAAAGATAAGCCTCAGTGCAAATATCCCGGATGAGCTGTTTATGGAAGGCGATGAGGACAAGCTGCGGCAGATCTTTATGAATCTGCTCTCTAATGCGATCAATTACACGCATGACGGCGGGAATGTCAAGGTCACAGTAGCTGACGGGCATAAGCCGGACGGGACAGAGACAGTGATCTTTACAGTCAGTGATACAGGGATGGGCATTCCCCGCAAGGATCTGCCGCGAATCTTTGAGCGGTTCTACCGGGTGGATAAGGCACGTTCCAGAAGCTCCGGTGGTACAGGGCTCGGATTATCCATTGTAAAGCACCTGGTGGAGCTGCACCGCGGAACGATTACCGTTGAAAGTGACCTGGGAATCGGGAGCTCATTCATTATGGAGCTGCCGCTGCTGCAGGAGCATGACAAGTAA
- a CDS encoding response regulator transcription factor, producing the protein MAQRLLVIEDEPTLARLLSYNLTQEGYEVTVEDHGTAGYDRATREPFDLIVLDLMLPGMNGIDILDKLRGQGIRTPVIVLTAKNAEEDVVRGLKSGADDYITKPFGVSELLARVSAVLRRISGVAEDIQPEIPVSASTIILGQLEIYPERYEVSLGGHSINLRPKEFEVLLYLARKPGVVLTRDDLMNAVWGFDYIGGQRTVDVHVSSLRKKLELDPESVHIDSIRGVGYKLVVNKKRAPVI; encoded by the coding sequence ATGGCACAACGATTGCTGGTCATTGAAGACGAACCGACGCTGGCCCGGCTGCTGTCTTATAATTTGACGCAGGAAGGTTATGAGGTAACAGTGGAGGATCATGGAACGGCAGGATACGACCGTGCGACTAGAGAACCTTTTGATCTGATCGTACTGGATCTGATGCTGCCCGGTATGAACGGGATAGATATCCTCGATAAGCTTCGCGGACAAGGCATCCGCACGCCTGTTATTGTCCTGACGGCTAAAAATGCCGAAGAGGATGTAGTCCGCGGCCTGAAATCCGGCGCCGATGATTACATAACGAAGCCGTTCGGCGTATCGGAGCTGCTTGCGAGAGTCAGCGCTGTGCTCCGGCGGATATCCGGTGTGGCTGAAGACATTCAGCCGGAAATTCCAGTCTCCGCTTCAACGATTATTCTGGGGCAGCTGGAGATTTATCCGGAGCGGTATGAGGTCTCACTGGGCGGACACAGTATTAACCTGCGGCCCAAGGAATTTGAAGTGCTGCTGTATCTGGCGCGCAAGCCGGGGGTTGTGCTTACCCGGGATGATCTGATGAATGCGGTCTGGGGATTTGATTATATCGGCGGGCAGCGTACGGTGGATGTTCACGTAAGCTCCCTGCGCAAGAAGCTGGAGCTTGATCCGGAATCCGTCCATATTGATTCGATCCGCGGAGTAGGCTACAAGCTGGTTGTCAACAAAAAAAGAGCACCGGTCATTTAA
- the pstB gene encoding phosphate ABC transporter ATP-binding protein PstB: protein MKSIIDIEKLDLYYESFHALKNVDLQIPEKQVTAFIGPSGCGKSTLLRTLNRMNDMIPGTRIEGKVNIGGKNIYSDEVEVESLRKQVGMVFQQPNPFPKSIYDNVAYGPRLHGTRSKQELDEIVEQSLRQSALWEEVKDFLKKSALSLSGGQQQRLCIARALAVQPDILLMDEATSALDPVSTLKIEELVQELRSKYTIVMVTHNMHQAARVSGRTVFFLNGVIVEAADTEMLFSNPKDSRTEDYISGRFG, encoded by the coding sequence ATGAAATCCATCATTGACATAGAGAAGCTTGATCTCTACTATGAGTCATTTCACGCATTGAAGAACGTGGATCTGCAGATTCCGGAGAAACAGGTGACCGCTTTTATCGGACCATCCGGCTGTGGTAAATCCACTCTCCTGCGCACCCTAAACCGTATGAACGACATGATTCCCGGAACACGCATTGAAGGTAAAGTGAACATCGGCGGCAAAAATATCTACAGCGACGAAGTGGAAGTGGAAAGCCTGCGCAAGCAGGTCGGCATGGTATTCCAGCAGCCCAATCCTTTTCCGAAGTCAATCTATGACAACGTGGCCTACGGCCCGCGCCTGCACGGAACCCGCTCGAAGCAGGAGCTGGATGAGATTGTGGAGCAGAGTCTCCGCCAGTCCGCCCTGTGGGAGGAAGTTAAGGATTTCCTGAAAAAGTCTGCACTCAGCCTGTCCGGCGGACAGCAGCAGCGCCTTTGTATTGCCAGAGCGCTGGCCGTCCAGCCTGATATCCTGCTGATGGATGAGGCAACCTCTGCTCTCGACCCTGTCTCGACCCTCAAGATTGAGGAACTGGTACAGGAGCTCCGCAGCAAATATACGATTGTTATGGTAACGCACAACATGCACCAGGCTGCCCGTGTATCCGGCCGCACTGTATTTTTCCTGAACGGTGTTATTGTAGAGGCTGCGGATACAGAAATGCTGTTCTCGAACCCGAAGGACTCCCGCACAGAAGACTATATCTCCGGACGTTTCGGCTAA
- the phoU gene encoding phosphate signaling complex protein PhoU: MIRRKEFDKDLEELRSLLQQMGEHVNDALEGAIVALQTLDIVRAQEIVKADLRLNAMEDRIMEIGSRLIITQQPVAKDLRRIIVAFKISSDLERMGDLALDVAKVTMRIQGQTLIKPLVDIPRMAEIVSVMITEAIQSYLDENTDLAYKMAQDDDQVDGLYSSTINELYAYMVEKPESLNQAMLLTLVGRYIERIADHATNIGESVVYLVTGKRPDLNQ; the protein is encoded by the coding sequence ATGATTCGCAGAAAAGAATTCGACAAAGATCTTGAAGAGCTGCGCAGCCTGCTGCAGCAAATGGGCGAACACGTAAATGATGCACTGGAAGGTGCGATTGTTGCCTTGCAGACGCTTGACATTGTACGCGCACAGGAAATTGTAAAGGCGGATTTGCGCCTCAATGCGATGGAAGACCGGATTATGGAAATCGGTTCACGTCTGATTATTACCCAGCAGCCTGTAGCCAAGGATCTGCGCCGCATTATTGTTGCGTTCAAAATTTCCAGTGACCTTGAGCGTATGGGCGATCTGGCACTGGATGTGGCAAAGGTAACGATGCGTATCCAGGGGCAGACACTGATTAAGCCGCTGGTTGATATTCCGCGCATGGCTGAGATTGTATCCGTGATGATTACCGAAGCGATCCAATCCTACCTGGATGAGAATACCGATCTGGCATACAAAATGGCCCAGGATGACGATCAGGTAGACGGGCTGTACAGTTCAACCATTAATGAGCTGTATGCTTACATGGTTGAGAAACCGGAATCCCTGAACCAGGCTATGCTGCTGACGCTGGTGGGCCGCTATATCGAGCGGATTGCCGATCATGCGACCAACATCGGTGAGAGCGTAGTGTATCTGGTAACGGGTAAGCGCCCGGATTTGAATCAGTAG
- the polA gene encoding DNA polymerase I: MDKLILIDGNNIIYRAFFAMPPLTNTAGQQTNAVYGFTTMLLRLIEEHKPSHMIVAFDAGKITFRHEGYEDYKGGRQKTPPELSEQFPLLKGLLRDLGVPQFEINGYEADDIIGSISREADAAGREVMIVSGDKDMLQLASEHTTIALVRKGVTEVELYGPEQIREKYDLTPEQIIDLKGLMGDASDNIPGVPGVGEKTALKLLHQFGSVEGVLAGTGELKGKMKEKLEEHADSAVMSKKLATIYREVPLEHAWEDMSFTGINRDTAGPALAKLEFKSLLERLSLSAHSGSSDESAAVEAAELDITIAGEADLEALIAALPEISALHVETNGENPHRSEVIGLGLSSSERHYFVPFALLQSPAAAPLRDWLGDSNAPKSGYDLHRADLALHWQGIAFAGAANDVQLAAYLLDPTETNQNLNDLTSKYGLPRLSPDEDIFGKGAKYKIPELEILGNHVARKSATVLGIVAKQQEELRETAMTGLFEDLEMPLSRILADMEKQGIAVNKEELKELGKEFEAQIASLVAEIYEICGTEFNLNSPKQLGEILFVKLGLPVVKKTKTGYSTDAEVLEKLAPYHDVVRLILQYRTIAKLQSTYVEGLLKEISEQTGKVHTFYRQTIAATGRLSSQFPNLQNIPIRLEEGRKLRKIFVPSEPGWSILAADYSQIELRVLAHISGDERMKEAFLEDMDIHTKTAMDVFGVTAEQVDSNMRRSAKAVNFGIVYGISDYGLSQNLNIPRKEAAQFIEQYKEVFNGVRQYMVDIVVEARKQGYVTTMLERRRYLPEINASNFNLRSFAERTAMNTPIQGTAADIIKLAMVHMDKALFERGLKSRMLLQVHDELVFEVPEDELELMKKLVPEVMAGALELSVPLKAEVSYGSNWYEAK; the protein is encoded by the coding sequence GTGGACAAGTTGATACTTATAGACGGAAACAACATTATTTACCGCGCGTTTTTTGCGATGCCGCCGCTGACGAATACAGCCGGGCAGCAGACGAACGCCGTATACGGCTTTACAACCATGCTGCTGCGTTTAATTGAAGAACATAAACCAAGCCATATGATTGTTGCATTTGATGCAGGGAAGATTACGTTCCGGCATGAAGGCTATGAGGATTATAAGGGCGGACGGCAGAAAACGCCGCCGGAGCTGTCCGAACAGTTCCCATTATTGAAAGGCTTGCTGCGTGACCTGGGTGTGCCGCAGTTTGAGATCAACGGATATGAAGCAGACGATATTATCGGAAGTATTTCCCGCGAGGCCGATGCTGCCGGGCGTGAAGTGATGATCGTATCCGGGGATAAGGACATGCTGCAGCTGGCTTCGGAGCATACGACCATAGCGCTGGTGCGTAAAGGCGTAACTGAAGTGGAGCTGTACGGGCCGGAGCAGATCCGTGAGAAATACGATTTGACGCCTGAACAGATTATTGACCTCAAGGGTCTTATGGGCGATGCGAGTGATAATATTCCAGGGGTACCTGGAGTAGGTGAGAAAACAGCGCTTAAGCTGCTGCACCAGTTCGGCTCGGTAGAAGGCGTTCTGGCCGGAACCGGTGAGCTTAAGGGGAAGATGAAAGAGAAGCTGGAGGAGCATGCGGACAGCGCAGTTATGAGTAAAAAGCTGGCGACGATCTACCGTGAGGTTCCGCTGGAGCATGCCTGGGAGGATATGTCCTTTACTGGGATTAACCGGGATACGGCCGGGCCTGCACTGGCGAAGCTGGAGTTCAAATCTCTTCTGGAGCGTCTGTCGCTGAGTGCGCATTCCGGATCATCGGATGAATCAGCAGCAGTTGAAGCTGCAGAGCTGGATATCACAATCGCCGGTGAGGCTGATCTGGAAGCGCTGATTGCCGCACTCCCGGAGATTTCAGCCCTGCATGTCGAGACAAACGGGGAGAACCCGCACCGGTCCGAGGTAATCGGTCTAGGCCTCTCTTCATCTGAGCGCCATTACTTCGTGCCGTTTGCCCTGCTGCAGAGCCCGGCGGCAGCACCGCTGCGGGACTGGCTGGGAGACAGCAATGCGCCGAAGAGCGGTTATGACCTGCACCGCGCAGATCTGGCATTACACTGGCAGGGGATCGCTTTTGCCGGGGCCGCTAATGATGTGCAGCTTGCCGCTTACCTGCTTGACCCGACGGAAACGAACCAGAACCTGAATGATCTCACCTCCAAATACGGGCTGCCCCGCCTGTCACCGGACGAAGATATTTTCGGCAAAGGTGCCAAATACAAAATTCCGGAGCTTGAAATTCTGGGCAACCATGTAGCCCGCAAAAGCGCGACTGTACTCGGTATTGTGGCTAAACAGCAGGAGGAGCTGCGTGAGACGGCAATGACCGGGTTGTTCGAGGATCTGGAAATGCCGCTGTCACGGATTCTGGCTGATATGGAGAAGCAGGGGATTGCCGTCAACAAAGAGGAGCTTAAAGAGCTGGGTAAAGAATTCGAGGCGCAGATCGCATCGCTTGTAGCTGAGATTTATGAGATCTGCGGCACCGAGTTTAACCTCAACTCACCGAAGCAGCTCGGCGAAATCCTGTTTGTGAAGCTGGGATTGCCTGTGGTGAAGAAGACCAAGACAGGCTACTCTACAGATGCAGAGGTATTAGAGAAGCTGGCACCTTATCATGATGTTGTGCGCCTGATTCTGCAGTACCGTACAATTGCCAAGCTTCAATCCACCTATGTGGAGGGACTGCTCAAGGAAATTTCGGAACAGACTGGCAAGGTGCATACCTTCTACCGCCAAACCATTGCGGCTACTGGACGGCTTAGCAGCCAATTCCCTAACCTGCAGAATATCCCGATCCGGCTGGAGGAGGGCCGCAAGCTGCGGAAGATTTTTGTCCCGTCGGAACCAGGCTGGTCGATTCTGGCGGCAGACTATTCGCAGATTGAGCTGCGGGTGCTGGCCCATATTTCCGGTGATGAGCGGATGAAGGAAGCTTTTCTGGAGGATATGGATATTCACACCAAGACAGCGATGGATGTATTCGGCGTAACAGCTGAGCAGGTGGACAGTAATATGCGCCGCTCCGCCAAGGCGGTTAACTTCGGGATTGTGTATGGCATCAGTGATTACGGATTGTCCCAGAACCTTAATATACCGCGTAAGGAAGCTGCCCAGTTTATTGAGCAGTATAAGGAAGTTTTCAACGGTGTCCGCCAGTATATGGTTGATATTGTGGTGGAAGCGCGCAAGCAGGGCTATGTTACGACGATGCTGGAACGCCGCCGCTATCTCCCTGAGATTAATGCCAGCAACTTCAACCTGCGTTCTTTTGCTGAACGTACGGCGATGAATACACCGATTCAGGGAACAGCAGCCGATATTATCAAGCTGGCTATGGTGCATATGGATAAAGCGCTGTTTGAACGCGGACTGAAGAGCCGTATGCTGCTGCAGGTGCACGATGAGCTTGTGTTTGAGGTGCCGGAGGATGAGCTGGAGCTGATGAAGAAGCTGGTGCCTGAGGTTATGGCCGGAGCACTCGAGCTGTCTGTGCCGCTAAAGGCGGAGGTAAGTTATGGAAGTAACTGGTATGAGGCGAAATAG
- the mutM gene encoding DNA-formamidopyrimidine glycosylase has product MPELPEVETVRRTLNELITGKQIEHVTVRLPRIIQRPDDTQAFANMLAGHSIVTVERRGKFLRFVLDGLVMVSHLRMEGRYGLYSQDELLDKHTHVIFHFTDGTELRYTDVRQFGTMHLFDPGEDLLLKPLNKLGQEPLDASFTPGRFKEIVGGRNTKIKPLLLNQEYIVGIGNIYVDEALHRAGIHPEETAKSLSDGQLNRLHSAIVTTLTDAVNAGGSSVKSYVNGQGECGSYQQQHLIYGRKDQPCRTCGTLIEKSVVGGRGTHICPNCQPLTVVISNRLNSVSSDS; this is encoded by the coding sequence ATGCCGGAATTACCGGAAGTAGAAACAGTCAGAAGAACACTTAATGAATTAATTACAGGCAAGCAGATAGAGCACGTCACCGTCCGGCTTCCGCGGATTATCCAGCGTCCGGACGATACCCAGGCCTTTGCCAACATGCTGGCAGGCCATAGCATTGTTACGGTTGAGCGCAGGGGCAAGTTCCTGCGGTTTGTGCTGGACGGACTCGTTATGGTCTCCCATCTGCGGATGGAGGGCCGTTACGGCCTGTACAGCCAGGATGAGCTGCTGGACAAGCATACTCATGTTATTTTCCATTTCACCGACGGGACCGAGCTGCGCTACACGGACGTACGCCAGTTCGGGACTATGCATCTGTTTGATCCCGGTGAGGATCTGCTGCTGAAGCCGCTGAACAAGCTGGGCCAGGAGCCGCTGGATGCTTCTTTTACGCCCGGGCGGTTTAAGGAAATTGTCGGAGGCCGGAATACTAAGATCAAGCCCCTGCTGCTGAATCAGGAATACATTGTCGGCATCGGTAATATCTATGTAGATGAGGCTCTGCACCGTGCAGGGATTCACCCTGAGGAGACGGCAAAGTCGCTTTCGGACGGGCAGCTGAACCGGCTGCATAGTGCGATCGTAACAACGCTGACTGATGCCGTGAACGCTGGAGGCTCATCGGTCAAATCGTATGTCAACGGCCAGGGTGAGTGCGGCAGCTACCAGCAGCAGCATCTCATTTACGGCCGTAAGGATCAGCCCTGCAGAACCTGCGGCACCCTGATCGAGAAAAGCGTCGTAGGCGGACGGGGCACCCACATCTGCCCGAATTGCCAGCCTTTAACCGTTGTTATAAGCAATAGATTGAATTCAGTTTCGTCTGATTCGTGA
- a CDS encoding manganese efflux pump yields the protein MISPLFSLLLLAFALSLDGFGVGITYGLRKMKIPLLSILIISLCSGIVICVSMQVGVLLAKVVSPDAASIIGAVILVLMGCWSLIQMLTQKEKSPHEEEHKGASVRTEAAAQAGSETETAGFTELSQDSGKAGPQKSAVFSLELRHLGVVIQILRTPSSADMDDSGSISSMEAMILGIALSLDAFGAGLGAALLGFSPVWTSLMIALFSGTFLLLGMKTGLKLSGSFWMKHAAALPALLLIAMGIMKLL from the coding sequence GTGATCAGCCCATTATTTTCACTGCTGCTGCTGGCTTTTGCGCTTAGTCTGGACGGTTTTGGTGTAGGCATTACATATGGTTTACGTAAAATGAAAATTCCGCTGCTCTCCATTCTGATTATCTCACTCTGCTCGGGCATTGTCATATGTGTCTCGATGCAGGTCGGTGTACTATTAGCCAAGGTTGTCTCCCCGGATGCCGCCTCCATTATTGGAGCGGTTATTCTCGTCTTAATGGGCTGCTGGTCACTGATTCAGATGCTGACTCAGAAGGAGAAAAGTCCGCACGAAGAGGAACACAAAGGGGCATCTGTGAGAACGGAAGCGGCTGCCCAGGCCGGTTCAGAGACCGAAACTGCAGGGTTTACAGAGCTGTCTCAGGACTCCGGAAAAGCCGGCCCGCAGAAGTCTGCTGTTTTCTCGCTGGAGCTGCGGCATCTGGGTGTGGTCATCCAGATTCTGCGTACGCCGTCTTCCGCGGATATGGATGATTCGGGCAGTATCTCCTCTATGGAAGCGATGATTCTGGGGATTGCACTGTCGCTGGATGCGTTTGGCGCGGGACTTGGTGCTGCGCTGCTTGGTTTCAGCCCGGTGTGGACCTCGCTGATGATTGCCCTGTTTAGCGGAACCTTTCTACTGCTCGGAATGAAAACCGGCCTAAAGCTGTCCGGAAGCTTCTGGATGAAGCATGCTGCCGCTCTGCCCGCGTTATTATTAATTGCTATGGGAATAATGAAGCTGTTATGA
- the coaE gene encoding dephospho-CoA kinase (Dephospho-CoA kinase (CoaE) performs the final step in coenzyme A biosynthesis.), whose protein sequence is MIMGLTGGIASGKSTVSALFMQKGARLVDADVIARGVMLPGHPVLAAAVEHFGQGILLPDGTLNRAALGEIVFSDPAALQALNSLTHPAIRQEIKDQMYALEEEDAQRLIVVDIPLLYESKLDSLFDKVMVVYVPREVQLARLMERNGLGPEQAAARLDAQMDIEEKRRRADYIIDNSGELAETEQQVAVMWDRLGLL, encoded by the coding sequence ATGATTATGGGCTTAACCGGAGGCATTGCATCCGGAAAAAGCACCGTCTCCGCATTGTTTATGCAAAAAGGAGCACGACTCGTCGATGCTGATGTTATCGCAAGAGGGGTCATGCTCCCGGGACATCCCGTGCTGGCTGCTGCTGTAGAGCATTTCGGCCAAGGAATACTGCTGCCTGACGGCACACTGAACCGGGCTGCGCTGGGGGAAATCGTCTTCAGCGACCCTGCTGCCCTGCAGGCGTTGAACAGCCTGACACACCCGGCGATCCGCCAGGAAATCAAGGACCAGATGTATGCACTGGAAGAGGAAGATGCGCAGCGACTGATTGTTGTGGATATTCCGTTATTGTATGAATCCAAGCTGGACAGCCTATTCGATAAGGTTATGGTCGTGTATGTGCCCCGTGAGGTGCAGCTGGCCCGCTTAATGGAGCGTAACGGTCTTGGTCCCGAACAGGCTGCAGCCAGGCTGGACGCCCAGATGGACATTGAAGAGAAGCGCAGGAGAGCAGATTATATCATTGATAACAGCGGTGAGCTTGCAGAGACTGAGCAGCAGGTTGCCGTTATGTGGGACAGGCTGGGGTTATTATGA
- a CDS encoding lytic transglycosylase domain-containing protein has product MSWLRKKRVLLLLFIGFTAILFLGTNWMSWFYPIHYKDEIRKHSSTYETDPFLVAAIIRVETNFKTGRESKKGALGLMQLMPDTAKWALEMAKLPDVSLDELKEEPSENIELGTWYLSSLSRQFDGNRTAVIAAYNAGPGKVQSWLDEGKWDGTEAAVKNIPFGETRHYVQRVIYYYNQYTEIYSEF; this is encoded by the coding sequence ATGAGCTGGCTGCGTAAAAAAAGAGTGCTGCTCCTGCTGTTCATCGGCTTTACCGCCATTCTGTTTCTCGGCACCAACTGGATGTCCTGGTTTTATCCAATCCATTATAAAGACGAAATCCGTAAGCACAGCAGCACGTATGAGACTGATCCTTTCCTGGTTGCGGCCATTATCCGCGTAGAGACCAATTTTAAGACAGGGCGTGAGTCCAAAAAAGGTGCTCTCGGACTAATGCAGCTAATGCCGGACACCGCCAAATGGGCACTCGAAATGGCCAAGCTGCCTGACGTTTCCCTGGATGAGCTTAAAGAGGAGCCGTCGGAGAATATTGAGCTGGGCACCTGGTATCTCTCCTCGCTGTCCCGTCAGTTTGACGGTAACCGTACAGCGGTTATTGCCGCCTACAACGCCGGACCCGGTAAGGTGCAGAGCTGGCTTGATGAGGGGAAATGGGACGGCACAGAGGCGGCGGTCAAGAATATCCCGTTTGGGGAGACCAGACACTACGTGCAGCGCGTGATTTATTATTATAATCAGTACACGGAGATTTACAGTGAATTTTAA
- a CDS encoding alpha/beta-type small acid-soluble spore protein — MSQNNNSNNLVVSNSRGALEQLKYEVAQELGITLSPDGYQGNKTSYENGSIGGYITKRLVTIAEQSLAGQYK; from the coding sequence ATGAGCCAAAACAACAACAGCAACAACCTGGTAGTCTCCAACTCACGTGGTGCCTTGGAACAACTGAAATATGAAGTTGCCCAAGAATTGGGTATCACTCTTTCCCCAGACGGATACCAAGGCAATAAAACTTCTTACGAAAACGGTTCGATCGGTGGTTACATCACTAAACGTCTTGTAACGATCGCTGAGCAATCCCTGGCAGGTCAATACAAATAA
- the nrdR gene encoding transcriptional regulator NrdR, whose product MKCPYCDHTNTKVLDSRPANENKSIRRRRECERCSKRFTTFEMIEETPLIVIKKGGSREEFSRDKILRGLIRACEKRPVSVERLEAIVSEVEKTLRGIALAEIESRQIGELVMEQLYPVDEVAYVRFASVYRQFKDINMFMKELKGLLSKDDGELEGL is encoded by the coding sequence ATGAAATGCCCATACTGCGATCATACCAATACCAAGGTGCTTGACTCGCGTCCGGCCAATGAGAATAAATCGATCCGCCGCAGGCGTGAATGCGAGCGCTGCAGCAAGCGCTTTACTACATTCGAGATGATTGAGGAAACTCCGCTGATCGTTATCAAGAAGGGCGGCAGCCGTGAAGAATTCAGCCGGGACAAAATCCTCCGCGGCCTGATCCGCGCCTGTGAGAAGCGTCCTGTATCTGTGGAGCGCCTGGAGGCCATCGTTTCTGAGGTGGAAAAGACGCTTCGCGGTATCGCCCTGGCTGAGATCGAAAGCCGCCAGATCGGCGAGCTGGTGATGGAGCAGCTGTATCCGGTAGACGAAGTGGCCTACGTCCGTTTTGCCTCAGTATACCGCCAGTTCAAGGACATCAATATGTTCATGAAGGAACTGAAGGGTCTGCTGTCCAAAGATGATGGAGAACTGGAGGGGCTATAG